Proteins from one Mucilaginibacter jinjuensis genomic window:
- a CDS encoding dipeptidase, whose product MFVVDAHLDLSMNALEWNRDLRQPVSAINEREHGLTDKPDRAKATVSLPELRKGNIGLVVATQIARFAAPDNHLPGWHSPQQAWAQTQGQLAWYKTMEACSEMVQVNDLETLEDHIMLWNDGQPNDKKPVGYILSLEGADSIVDISYLETAYRSGLRAVGPAHYGPGRYAQGTDATGFMGETGHALLREMERLNIILDATHLCDDSFWEALDHFNGHVWASHNNCRALVNHNRQYSDEQIKALIDRGAVIGAALDAWMMVPNWVRGESTPVGMNCNLEVAVNHIDHICQIAGNALHIGMGTDLDGAFGREQCPYDLETISDLQKFIGLFEKRGYTQADIENMMHGNWLRFLRKAWG is encoded by the coding sequence ATGTTTGTTGTAGATGCCCACCTCGACCTGAGTATGAATGCCCTGGAATGGAACCGTGATTTGCGGCAACCCGTTTCGGCCATTAATGAACGCGAACATGGTTTGACTGATAAACCTGACCGTGCTAAAGCAACGGTATCATTACCCGAATTGCGTAAAGGTAATATTGGATTGGTGGTGGCTACGCAAATTGCACGTTTTGCAGCTCCGGATAATCATTTGCCCGGCTGGCATTCGCCACAACAAGCCTGGGCGCAAACGCAAGGGCAACTGGCCTGGTATAAAACCATGGAAGCCTGCAGCGAAATGGTGCAGGTTAATGATCTGGAAACGTTGGAAGACCATATCATGCTATGGAACGATGGTCAACCGAATGATAAAAAGCCTGTAGGTTATATTTTGAGTTTGGAGGGAGCTGATTCGATAGTTGATATAAGTTACCTCGAAACCGCTTACCGATCAGGCTTGCGAGCTGTTGGCCCTGCACACTATGGCCCGGGTAGGTATGCACAAGGTACAGATGCCACAGGTTTTATGGGCGAAACCGGGCATGCTTTGCTTAGAGAAATGGAGCGCCTGAACATCATCCTCGATGCCACCCATTTATGTGATGATAGTTTTTGGGAAGCTTTGGATCATTTTAACGGCCACGTTTGGGCCAGCCATAATAACTGCCGTGCATTGGTGAACCATAACCGCCAGTACAGTGATGAGCAAATTAAAGCCCTGATAGATCGCGGTGCGGTTATAGGAGCCGCCCTTGATGCCTGGATGATGGTGCCCAACTGGGTTAGGGGCGAATCAACTCCGGTTGGTATGAACTGTAATCTTGAAGTTGCTGTTAACCATATCGACCATATCTGCCAGATAGCCGGCAATGCCCTGCATATTGGTATGGGCACAGATTTAGACGGTGCCTTCGGCCGCGAACAATGTCCTTACGATCTGGAAACGATTAGCGACTTACAGAAGTTTATCGGCTTATTTGAAAAACGCGGCTATACCCAGGCTGATATTGAAAACATGATGCATGGCAATTGGTTGCGGTTTTTGAGGAAAGCCTGGGGGTAG
- a CDS encoding GDSL-type esterase/lipase family protein codes for MKYLLFMLMLLPVALKAQNKLTNQNLFDTIPTLPDHYKQRVEQFSHEPVTTGHIIFLGNSITEMGDWKKATNDTTVINRGIGGDVTYGILKRLDDIVVRKPSKLFILIGINDISKDIPDAVIADNYLKIVNTIHAKSPATKIYVQSILPLDPTHDRFPQHYDKQEHVISVNKLIKANAGAGNYTFINIYPLFLNKEGHLDSQYTIEGLHLKPESYLVWVKFLKDKGYL; via the coding sequence ATGAAATACCTTTTATTTATGCTGATGCTTTTGCCAGTGGCATTAAAAGCACAAAATAAGCTTACTAATCAGAATCTGTTTGATACCATCCCTACCCTGCCCGACCATTACAAACAACGGGTAGAACAGTTTAGCCACGAGCCGGTTACCACGGGTCATATCATTTTCCTCGGAAATAGCATCACCGAGATGGGCGACTGGAAAAAAGCTACAAATGATACAACCGTTATTAACCGCGGCATCGGCGGCGATGTTACTTATGGCATCTTGAAACGCCTGGATGATATCGTTGTAAGAAAGCCATCAAAGTTATTTATCCTGATTGGCATTAATGATATCAGCAAGGATATCCCCGATGCCGTAATTGCAGATAACTACCTGAAGATTGTAAATACGATCCACGCGAAAAGCCCTGCTACCAAAATCTACGTGCAAAGCATTTTGCCATTAGACCCAACCCACGATCGTTTCCCGCAGCATTACGATAAGCAGGAACATGTGATCAGCGTTAATAAACTGATTAAAGCCAATGCAGGTGCAGGTAATTATACTTTTATCAATATTTACCCGCTGTTTTTAAATAAAGAGGGTCACCTGGATAGCCAATATACCATTGAGGGTTTGCACCTAAAGCCAGAATCATATTTGGTATGGGTTAAGTTTTTGAAGGATAAGGGGTATTTGTAA
- a CDS encoding DHA2 family efflux MFS transporter permease subunit: MAETGFKKWIITITVITASLLELIDTTIVNVSIPQIQGNLGATLTDAAWVVTGYSVANVIILPMSGWLGSFFGRKKYFLASIIAFTIFSFLCGNAHSLTELVAFRVMQGVAGGGLLSTAQAILLDTWPREQIGTATALFGLGAIVGPTIGPTIGGYITDNFSWPWIFYVNLPVGALAATFTYTFVRETPSDGRGKPIDWWGIGLLAVAVGSLQTILEKGEDEDWFSTTYITILTVMAVLGTLLFIWRELSTDHPIVNFKIMRYRSFSAGMVTSFVLGVGLYGSTFVFPVFAQGLLGFSAQQTGLILLPGGIVTIIIMPFMGMMLNKGVPAQILATGGMILFFVFSWMLSNSTLATGNTDFFWPLVIRGAAMSLLFVPLTTLAIGGLKGAEIGQGAGLNNMMRQLGGSFGIAGLTTLIHIRQAVHRNNLLTNINPYNPYYVQRFNGYVQNFLGKGKSMSDATHMAYGAMEGTVVKQSMLLTYNDAYWIVGMVMLFSIPLLYLAPFKAQKAVADTH, translated from the coding sequence ATGGCCGAGACCGGGTTTAAAAAATGGATTATCACCATTACAGTTATCACAGCTTCGCTGCTGGAGCTTATTGATACCACTATAGTAAACGTATCTATCCCCCAAATTCAGGGTAATTTGGGCGCAACGCTAACAGATGCAGCATGGGTTGTCACGGGGTATAGTGTGGCTAACGTTATTATTTTGCCTATGTCGGGCTGGCTGGGTAGTTTCTTCGGGCGGAAGAAGTATTTTCTGGCTTCTATCATTGCCTTTACCATTTTCTCTTTTTTGTGTGGCAATGCGCATAGTTTAACAGAGCTGGTAGCTTTCCGGGTTATGCAAGGTGTTGCGGGCGGCGGTTTATTATCAACAGCACAGGCTATATTATTAGATACCTGGCCACGCGAGCAAATTGGTACTGCTACTGCCCTATTTGGTTTGGGGGCTATTGTTGGCCCAACCATAGGCCCAACAATTGGTGGTTACATCACTGATAATTTCTCGTGGCCCTGGATCTTTTACGTAAACCTGCCTGTAGGCGCATTAGCTGCAACATTCACCTACACGTTTGTGCGCGAAACACCAAGCGATGGCCGTGGCAAACCCATCGATTGGTGGGGTATCGGCTTGCTGGCCGTAGCCGTAGGCAGCCTGCAAACCATATTAGAAAAAGGCGAGGATGAAGATTGGTTCTCTACCACCTATATTACTATACTTACGGTAATGGCAGTATTGGGCACTTTGCTGTTCATTTGGCGAGAGTTAAGCACAGATCACCCTATCGTTAACTTTAAAATTATGCGCTACCGCAGCTTTTCGGCTGGTATGGTAACTTCATTTGTACTGGGAGTTGGGTTGTACGGATCAACATTTGTGTTCCCGGTATTTGCCCAGGGCTTGTTAGGTTTCTCGGCCCAGCAAACAGGGCTTATTTTGTTGCCGGGTGGTATAGTTACCATTATTATTATGCCATTTATGGGGATGATGCTTAACAAAGGAGTACCCGCTCAAATACTGGCAACCGGAGGTATGATCCTGTTCTTCGTTTTTTCCTGGATGCTCAGCAATTCAACCCTGGCTACCGGCAATACCGATTTCTTTTGGCCGCTGGTAATCAGGGGTGCTGCCATGTCTTTATTGTTTGTACCGTTAACCACGCTTGCTATCGGTGGTTTAAAAGGTGCCGAAATTGGCCAGGGTGCAGGTTTAAACAATATGATGCGCCAGCTGGGTGGTTCATTTGGTATTGCCGGGTTAACCACGTTAATCCACATTCGCCAGGCAGTACACCGCAATAATCTGCTTACCAATATTAATCCGTATAACCCTTATTATGTGCAGCGCTTTAACGGTTATGTACAAAACTTTTTGGGTAAGGGTAAATCCATGTCAGATGCTACACACATGGCTTACGGCGCTATGGAAGGCACGGTAGTTAAGCAAAGCATGCTACTTACTTATAACGATGCTTATTGGATAGTTGGTATGGTGATGTTGTTCTCTATCCCGCTGTTATACCTGGCACCATTTAAGGCACAAAAAGCAGTAGCCGATACGCACTAA
- a CDS encoding RidA family protein, translating to MNTPDQNFEALNLQLPPAPSPLGVYKPCLIDGKYLYLSGHGTVQNDGTLIIGRVGDALDMDEAKQAAQQVGLAMLATIKKNIGSFDKIKRVIKVLGMVNCVPEFESHPYVINGCSELFAKVWGKENGIGVRSAVGMGSLPDNIPVEIEAMFELV from the coding sequence ATGAATACTCCTGATCAAAATTTTGAAGCGCTTAACTTGCAATTGCCGCCCGCACCATCGCCGCTTGGCGTATATAAACCATGTTTAATTGATGGTAAATATTTATATCTCTCTGGCCACGGTACTGTACAAAACGATGGTACCTTAATTATAGGCCGTGTAGGTGATGCGCTTGATATGGACGAAGCTAAACAAGCCGCCCAGCAGGTTGGCCTGGCTATGCTGGCAACCATCAAAAAAAATATTGGCAGCTTTGATAAAATAAAACGTGTAATTAAAGTATTAGGCATGGTTAATTGCGTGCCCGAGTTTGAGAGCCACCCTTATGTGATTAACGGTTGTAGCGAGCTTTTTGCTAAGGTTTGGGGTAAAGAGAACGGCATCGGCGTGCGCAGTGCTGTAGGTATGGGCTCATTACCCGATAATATCCCGGTTGAAATTGAAGCAATGTTTGAATTAGTATAA
- a CDS encoding SRPBCC family protein: MAADTSNREIISTRIINHPQEKVFNAWTNPDQLKNWWGPNGFTNTFHQFSATPGGQWNYTMHGPDVHNYENESVFEEINAPEQVVIYHTSKPEFHLIGTFEAVDDQHTKITFHQIFNEASVYEAVKHICIPANEENLDRLEKVLEG, from the coding sequence ATGGCAGCAGATACCAGCAACCGCGAAATTATAAGCACGAGGATCATAAACCATCCCCAGGAAAAAGTCTTCAATGCATGGACTAACCCCGACCAGCTTAAAAACTGGTGGGGGCCAAACGGCTTTACCAATACCTTCCACCAGTTTAGTGCCACACCCGGCGGCCAATGGAACTACACCATGCATGGTCCCGACGTCCACAATTACGAAAACGAAAGCGTTTTTGAAGAAATTAATGCTCCCGAACAGGTTGTCATTTATCATACCAGCAAGCCTGAATTTCACCTCATCGGCACCTTCGAAGCCGTTGATGATCAACATACCAAGATTACCTTTCACCAGATCTTTAATGAGGCAAGCGTTTACGAAGCGGTAAAACATATTTGTATCCCGGCCAATGAAGAGAATTTGGATAGATTGGAAAAGGTGTTGGAGGGATAG
- a CDS encoding phosphoribosylpyrophosphate synthetase translates to MAQMTTLSEIINKLKDEGYTEDFNISGDCIACAGDAVRLHPEQFVVDRHFRFEGESNPDDEAVVYAISSIDGKTKGTLVNSYGVYSDQLSDDMVKALKDRKDL, encoded by the coding sequence ATGGCACAAATGACTACCCTTTCGGAAATCATCAACAAACTGAAGGACGAAGGTTATACCGAAGATTTTAATATAAGCGGTGATTGCATTGCCTGCGCTGGTGATGCAGTAAGATTACATCCCGAACAATTTGTGGTAGACAGGCATTTCCGTTTCGAAGGAGAATCGAACCCGGATGACGAGGCTGTGGTTTACGCCATCTCTTCTATCGACGGTAAAACCAAAGGCACACTGGTAAACAGCTACGGTGTGTACAGCGACCAGCTGAGCGACGATATGGTTAAAGCCCTGAAAGACCGCAAAGACCTGTAA
- a CDS encoding PAS domain-containing sensor histidine kinase, protein MEEKLLPEKRPGQITINKSGILPEYAGEGAYMGYWKLMLASNKLSFCSKARKMLELPRTRENGLWLILKLIPPSQRRSIIFEIQQACLNGANFEKQIKVVTPKGKTKWIRITGVLYYRRWGKAEQMIGAIEDMTQKVIEESMSLAIVNHELRAPLTIIKLNIQMLINQFAGTLNKQPVKILNNVDLHIDSMTRVMEEYLNSSHDDQRVKQLNLTVFDIHELIDIVVGEMKTIHTSYRFYKECVEPVFVRADKYQIIQVLINYITNAVNFSPVCSHVKIKTAFVGNNIEVSVHDEGIGIPCGQEQQVFQKFYRCDQKAIRHKNSKGLGLYLVKKIIQDHEGSVRAEKGREGGSVFYFALPVFEESKLKPTYAIANSGY, encoded by the coding sequence ATGGAAGAAAAACTATTACCCGAGAAAAGACCAGGCCAGATCACGATCAACAAATCTGGGATATTACCCGAATATGCTGGCGAAGGCGCCTATATGGGATATTGGAAGCTAATGCTGGCATCAAACAAGCTTTCATTTTGCAGTAAAGCACGGAAAATGCTCGAGTTGCCGCGCACCCGCGAGAATGGGCTATGGCTTATCTTAAAACTGATACCACCATCGCAGCGGCGCAGTATTATTTTTGAAATACAGCAGGCCTGCCTTAACGGGGCCAATTTCGAAAAGCAGATTAAGGTAGTTACCCCCAAGGGCAAAACCAAATGGATCCGCATAACGGGTGTATTGTACTATCGCAGATGGGGCAAAGCCGAGCAGATGATTGGCGCTATTGAAGATATGACCCAAAAGGTGATTGAAGAAAGCATGAGCCTGGCTATTGTAAACCACGAATTACGTGCACCTTTAACCATCATTAAGCTGAATATCCAAATGCTGATTAACCAGTTTGCCGGAACCCTGAACAAGCAACCTGTGAAAATATTAAATAACGTTGATCTGCATATTGATAGCATGACCAGGGTGATGGAAGAATATCTGAACTCTTCGCATGACGATCAGCGTGTAAAACAGCTTAACCTCACCGTTTTTGATATTCATGAACTGATTGATATTGTGGTGGGAGAGATGAAAACCATCCATACCAGCTACCGTTTTTATAAAGAATGTGTCGAACCTGTTTTTGTAAGGGCCGATAAATACCAGATTATACAGGTGCTGATCAACTACATTACCAATGCGGTAAACTTTTCGCCGGTATGCTCGCATGTTAAAATCAAAACTGCTTTTGTGGGCAACAACATCGAGGTTTCCGTACACGATGAAGGAATTGGCATTCCTTGCGGACAAGAGCAACAGGTATTCCAGAAGTTTTATCGCTGCGATCAAAAAGCCATCCGTCATAAAAACAGCAAAGGGCTAGGGCTGTACCTGGTTAAAAAGATCATTCAAGATCACGAAGGCTCTGTACGTGCCGAAAAGGGTAGGGAAGGCGGATCTGTATTTTATTTCGCGCTGCCTGTTTTTGAAGAAAGTAAACTAAAGCCCACTTACGCAATAGCTAATTCGGGGTATTAA
- a CDS encoding phosphotransferase enzyme family protein: protein MYNDILLDFGLNTADYSISSFGSGLINHTLKVSGRGEDFILQQVNTDIFKSPGDIADNIVSIQQYLKQIAPDYLFVSPLLANNGTTLVKSSNGEVYRLFPFVKNSHTVDFVNDEKQAYEAAQQFGRFTRLLKDFDIASLKYPLSDFHNLNLRWNQFITACKNAEKSRFDTAFAEIKQVHEHQDILKTYNQLIEHNEIPLRVIHHDTKISNVLFDDQQNGLCVIDLDTVMPGYYLSDVGDMMRTYLSPANEEETDLDKICIRENIFVAIHNGYLSEMGDALTQAERRHFTFSGQMMIYMQAIRFLTDYFNNDVYYGSRYTGHNLMRAKNQLKLLSEYKKTVAGIKL, encoded by the coding sequence ATGTACAATGATATTTTATTGGACTTTGGTTTAAACACAGCTGATTATAGCATTAGCAGCTTTGGTTCGGGCTTAATAAACCACACATTAAAAGTATCGGGCCGCGGCGAAGACTTTATCCTGCAGCAGGTTAATACTGATATTTTTAAATCGCCCGGGGATATTGCAGACAACATTGTATCCATACAGCAATATCTTAAACAAATAGCTCCTGATTATCTGTTTGTTTCTCCTTTATTGGCTAACAACGGTACTACACTTGTTAAATCATCCAATGGCGAAGTTTACAGGTTATTTCCCTTCGTTAAAAATTCACATACAGTTGATTTTGTCAATGATGAAAAGCAAGCTTATGAAGCAGCCCAGCAATTTGGACGGTTTACCCGCCTGCTGAAAGATTTTGATATTGCCAGCCTCAAGTACCCATTATCCGATTTCCATAACCTTAACCTGCGATGGAACCAGTTTATAACAGCCTGCAAAAACGCCGAAAAATCCAGGTTCGATACTGCCTTTGCAGAAATAAAACAGGTGCATGAGCATCAGGACATTTTGAAAACCTATAATCAGCTAATTGAACACAACGAAATTCCGTTGAGGGTGATCCACCACGATACCAAGATCAGCAATGTGCTGTTTGATGACCAGCAAAACGGACTCTGTGTAATTGATCTCGATACTGTGATGCCGGGCTACTATTTAAGCGATGTTGGTGATATGATGCGCACCTACCTATCCCCCGCCAATGAAGAGGAAACAGACCTGGATAAGATCTGCATTCGCGAAAATATATTCGTAGCCATTCACAATGGCTATTTATCAGAAATGGGTGATGCCCTGACACAAGCAGAACGCCGGCACTTCACATTCTCGGGCCAGATGATGATCTATATGCAGGCCATCCGCTTTTTGACCGATTATTTTAACAACGATGTTTATTACGGTTCGCGCTACACCGGCCATAATTTAATGAGGGCAAAAAACCAGTTAAAACTACTTTCTGAATACAAAAAAACAGTTGCCGGGATTAAGCTTTAA
- a CDS encoding organic hydroperoxide resistance protein encodes MSVKALYTAVATAKGGRNGHVSSSDGVLNLEVRMPKELGGAGGAYTNPEQLFAAGYSACFDSALNHVIKAEKLDITDTTVRAHVGIGSNGNGGFALVITLDVNIPGIDQTEAVALVEQAHQVCPYSNATRGNVEVTLNTTTVPAAEF; translated from the coding sequence ATGTCAGTAAAAGCTTTGTATACTGCTGTAGCTACAGCAAAAGGTGGAAGAAATGGTCATGTATCATCTTCTGATGGCGTATTAAATTTAGAAGTTAGAATGCCTAAAGAACTGGGTGGTGCAGGTGGCGCTTATACCAACCCTGAGCAATTATTTGCTGCAGGCTATTCAGCTTGTTTTGATAGCGCACTTAATCATGTTATAAAAGCAGAAAAATTAGATATAACCGATACAACCGTAAGGGCCCATGTTGGCATCGGTTCTAACGGAAATGGCGGCTTTGCCCTGGTAATTACCTTAGATGTAAATATCCCTGGTATTGACCAGACAGAAGCTGTTGCACTGGTAGAACAAGCGCATCAGGTTTGCCCATACTCTAACGCAACCCGCGGTAATGTAGAGGTTACTTTAAACACTACTACTGTACCTGCAGCAGAGTTTTAA
- a CDS encoding TetR/AcrR family transcriptional regulator, whose product MMSSTAEITTEEKIKEAAKAVFTRKGFASTTVRDIAAEADINLSLVNYYFRSKEKLFQLIMTETIQQLFDQIQPVVNNEETTLGEKIELLVGHYIDMILQNPDFPYFMVNEVMSGSVESPMVNNIKNIQNSIFAKQVYALKIEGRFDFEPVHVMMNMMGMIIFPFLSKNVIINSGAMNDQEFISTITERKRLIPIWMKQMLGI is encoded by the coding sequence ATGATGAGTTCGACAGCAGAGATCACCACCGAAGAGAAAATAAAGGAAGCAGCCAAAGCAGTTTTTACACGCAAGGGCTTCGCTTCTACCACTGTGCGCGATATTGCTGCCGAGGCCGATATTAACCTGTCGCTGGTAAACTACTATTTCCGCAGTAAGGAGAAACTGTTTCAACTCATTATGACAGAAACCATTCAGCAACTGTTCGATCAGATACAACCCGTGGTTAATAACGAGGAAACCACTTTGGGCGAAAAGATAGAGTTGTTGGTTGGCCACTATATCGATATGATTTTACAGAACCCCGATTTCCCGTACTTTATGGTGAACGAGGTTATGTCGGGCTCAGTAGAGTCACCCATGGTGAATAACATTAAGAATATCCAGAATTCTATATTTGCCAAACAGGTTTATGCTTTAAAAATAGAAGGCAGGTTTGATTTTGAACCGGTACATGTGATGATGAATATGATGGGGATGATCATCTTCCCCTTCCTGAGCAAAAACGTGATCATTAACTCGGGCGCGATGAATGATCAGGAATTTATCAGCACTATAACAGAGCGCAAGCGCTTGATTCCAATCTGGATGAAACAGATGCTCGGCATTTAG
- a CDS encoding helix-turn-helix domain-containing protein — translation MKHLHEYLQPIGKKVTENNSFSLHTIQSFCNERQVDNFNDINNHFAIIWITKGNGNYRTDLYLDNADNNCLLFIKPGQLHTVCFNSTTEGYIFSFCKSFLGIEDHDSELLLRSLSQMFNMQFLLLANDTLAEMHNITKQMVKEYNDLNLYRAEILRRYFKIFLIYVSRQIEEPQPVAKHSRNIDLLQSFVALLEQNFKSQKMVADYADQLAVTPNYLNEVIKKITGYPAGYHIRQRVALEAKRKAVYADVGMKEVAYELGFFDLAHFSKFFKNTTGMSFSDFKRNRINLTSPMIIN, via the coding sequence ATGAAACACCTGCATGAGTATTTACAACCTATCGGCAAAAAAGTAACAGAGAATAATTCGTTTAGTCTGCACACCATCCAGTCGTTTTGCAATGAAAGGCAGGTGGACAACTTTAATGATATTAATAATCATTTTGCCATAATTTGGATAACTAAAGGGAACGGGAATTACCGGACAGATCTTTATTTAGATAATGCGGATAACAACTGCCTGCTTTTCATCAAACCCGGGCAATTGCACACCGTTTGTTTCAACAGTACAACCGAAGGCTACATATTCTCATTCTGTAAATCTTTTTTAGGCATTGAAGACCACGATTCTGAGTTACTGCTCAGAAGCCTGTCGCAAATGTTTAACATGCAGTTTCTGTTGTTAGCCAATGATACGCTTGCAGAAATGCACAACATTACCAAACAAATGGTAAAAGAGTATAACGATCTTAATTTGTATCGTGCCGAGATATTAAGGCGCTATTTCAAGATCTTCCTCATCTATGTGAGCAGGCAGATTGAAGAACCACAGCCCGTAGCTAAACACTCGCGCAATATTGATTTGTTGCAGAGCTTTGTTGCCTTGCTCGAACAAAATTTTAAAAGCCAGAAAATGGTTGCCGATTATGCCGATCAGTTAGCCGTAACACCAAACTATTTAAATGAGGTGATTAAAAAGATTACCGGTTACCCTGCGGGCTATCACATCAGGCAGCGTGTGGCATTAGAGGCCAAAAGAAAAGCGGTTTACGCTGATGTAGGCATGAAAGAAGTGGCTTATGAGCTTGGTTTCTTTGACCTGGCACACTTCAGTAAATTTTTTAAGAACACAACAGGTATGAGCTTTTCCGACTTTAAAAGAAACCGCATCAACCTAACAAGCCCGATGATTATTAATTAA
- a CDS encoding MarR family winged helix-turn-helix transcriptional regulator produces the protein MDLLKLENQVCFPLYALSRKLTSVYQPLLDELHLTYPQYLVMMVLWEHQELSVKEIGAKLLLDSGTLTPLLKRMEEKEFLKRSRSAADERIVLVALTQKGIELKDKAQHVPNAFRCHIPLGDQELLTFRDMLNNLLTKTESTINNN, from the coding sequence ATGGATCTTTTAAAACTCGAAAACCAGGTATGTTTCCCACTGTATGCACTATCGCGGAAACTGACTTCTGTTTACCAGCCGCTTTTAGATGAGCTGCATTTAACCTACCCGCAGTACCTGGTGATGATGGTTTTATGGGAACACCAGGAATTATCAGTAAAAGAAATTGGCGCAAAACTGCTGCTTGATTCGGGCACTTTAACTCCCCTGCTAAAACGTATGGAAGAAAAAGAATTTCTTAAACGCAGCAGAAGTGCGGCAGATGAACGGATAGTACTGGTTGCCTTAACCCAAAAGGGTATTGAATTAAAAGATAAAGCTCAACACGTCCCCAATGCTTTCAGGTGCCATATCCCACTGGGCGACCAGGAATTACTGACTTTCAGGGATATGCTTAACAACTTGCTTACAAAAACAGAATCAACCATAAATAACAATTAA
- a CDS encoding D-TA family PLP-dependent enzyme — MSEASEDWYTIDDIDQLDSPALVVYPDNVKYNIELAVGMVAEDASRLRPHIKTHKSKEPVLLQMKAGINKFKCATIAEAEVLGMCQAPDVLLAYQPIGPKLKRLIKLIQKYPATKYACLIDNIAAAEAISVEALANGLQIPVYIDLNVGMNRTGIAPDAKAVELYITANNLKGVKPVGLHAYDGHIHEPELDVRIMKSETILASVLKLQADIENQGVTKPLIIAGGSPTFPFYAEKEGLDCSPGTFVYWDAGYDEAFTEQDFIPAVLVITRVISLPDETKICLDLGHKSIAAESPLDKRVRFLNAPELQPISQSEEHLVMEAGKGHTYKPGDVLYGLPYHVCPTVAAYERVITIEDNNITGEWLNLARDRKITI, encoded by the coding sequence ATGAGCGAAGCATCAGAAGATTGGTACACCATTGATGATATAGATCAGCTGGATTCGCCCGCATTGGTGGTATATCCGGACAATGTGAAATATAACATCGAACTGGCTGTGGGTATGGTGGCTGAGGATGCATCGCGCCTGCGCCCGCACATCAAAACGCATAAGAGCAAAGAGCCTGTATTATTGCAAATGAAAGCCGGCATCAACAAATTTAAATGCGCCACTATAGCCGAAGCTGAAGTATTAGGTATGTGCCAGGCTCCTGATGTGCTATTGGCTTATCAACCGATTGGACCTAAGCTTAAAAGATTGATTAAGCTGATCCAGAAATATCCGGCTACTAAATATGCTTGTTTAATTGATAATATCGCAGCAGCAGAAGCTATTTCTGTTGAAGCATTAGCTAATGGTTTGCAAATTCCGGTTTATATCGATTTAAATGTGGGTATGAACCGTACAGGAATAGCTCCTGATGCCAAAGCTGTTGAACTTTATATAACGGCTAATAATTTGAAAGGCGTAAAACCTGTTGGACTGCATGCCTATGACGGCCATATCCATGAGCCCGAGTTGGATGTAAGGATCATGAAAAGCGAAACCATATTAGCATCGGTATTAAAGCTACAGGCTGATATTGAAAATCAAGGTGTAACCAAACCTTTGATTATCGCAGGGGGATCACCAACCTTTCCGTTTTATGCAGAGAAAGAAGGCTTAGATTGCAGCCCCGGAACGTTTGTTTACTGGGATGCCGGTTATGATGAGGCTTTTACCGAACAGGATTTTATCCCGGCTGTATTGGTAATAACCCGCGTGATCTCTTTGCCTGATGAAACCAAGATCTGTTTAGATCTGGGGCATAAATCAATCGCAGCAGAAAGCCCGTTGGATAAACGGGTAAGGTTTTTGAATGCCCCAGAACTACAACCCATAAGCCAAAGTGAAGAGCATCTGGTGATGGAAGCCGGCAAGGGCCATACCTATAAACCAGGCGATGTACTATATGGCTTGCCATATCATGTTTGCCCAACTGTGGCTGCTTACGAGCGCGTAATTACTATTGAAGATAATAACATAACTGGCGAGTGGCTAAACCTGGCCCGCGACCGCAAAATAACCATCTGA